One Mercurialis annua linkage group LG3, ddMerAnnu1.2, whole genome shotgun sequence DNA window includes the following coding sequences:
- the LOC126671658 gene encoding wall-associated receptor kinase 2-like, translating into MAKYMQIMGLSLVIMVCLLDVTTANSADDCPNTCGNVDVPYPFGINDISATVVNPTCAMNNFFMFLCNSTEDPPRLYYGNNLPIRDISVEEGTITISTYEAFDCYNESGLTNHYNYWMRLGKGPFRLSDTRNKLTAVGCDTFAFMTDAGLTFGSGCISLCSENKTLEDYCSGIGCCQTAVPRSLKTINITILSASKHKEVWQFNPCGFAFLADERTFNASKLRLDDRPYSDVSKKHPTSDIVIEWVVKEETCEYAQSISNRDGYACGNNTYCTYSQNGMGYRCSCLQGFTGNPYRPQGCQDIDECKEAVKYPCDGTCKNTVGNYTCQCPLGMRGDGKIGCQGFRITTIATIVGAVMFVMIISLLIVIIWRKWVKEKNFLVNGGLLLKHQRVRMFTEKELTKATKNYHRSQFLGEGGFGSVYKGTLADGTHVAVKKPKDLDKTQINHEFQKEIGIVSQVNHVNVVKILGLCLETKLPLLVYEYISNGSLFQHIHQRRSNILTNWKSRLRIAAETALALDYLHSLANPPIIHGDVKSANILIDENYTTKVSDFGASVLISPGQSDMATKIQGTFGYLDPEYLMTGVLTEKSDVYSFGVVLVELLTGKKPNCNSTSGTKSNIIQYFLSSLERNNLPEILCMVVTEDEMEEIKVFAELAKWCLNSSGVNRPSMKEVAEDLSRLRKLNQSVWAQQNSLETEHLLDDKSHCDTISMSTFDMDLYPVDTL; encoded by the exons ATGGCAAAGTATATGCAGATTATGGGTCTCAGTTTGGTAATAATGGTGTGTTTACTTGATGTAACAACAGCAAATTCAGCTGATGATTGTCCTAATACATGTGGAAATGTTGATGTTCCATATCCGTTTGGCATAAATGACATATCTGCTACTGTTGTAAATCCTACATGTGCCATGAACAACTTCTTCATGTTCTTATGCAATTCAACAGAGGATCCTCCTCGCCTTTATTACGGCAACAATCTCCCAATCCGGGATATATCTGTGGAGGAAGGGACCATCACCATCAGCACCTATGAAGCTTTTGATTGTTATAATGAATCAGGGCTGACTAATCATTATAATTACTGGATGAGGCTAGGAAAAGGCCCTTTTAGGTTATCCGACACCCGAAACAAGCTGACTGCTGTGGGTTGCGATACCTTTGCCTTCATGACTGATGCAGGACTCACGTTTGGTAGTGGGTGCATATCCTTATGCAGTGAGAACAAAACGCTTGAGGATTATTGCTCAGGTATTGGCTGCTGTCAGACTGCTGTACCCAGAAGTCTCAAGACCATAAACATCACTATTCTAAGCGCAAGCAAGCATAAAGAAGTTTGGCAGTTTAATCCATGCGGGTTTGCGTTTTTAGCAGATGAAAGGACTTTTAATGCATCCAAATTGAGACTCGATGATCGCCCATATTCCGATGTTAGTAAGAAGCATCCAACTTCTGATATTGTAATCGAGTGGGTTGTGAAAGAAGAAACATGCGAATATGCCCAATCAATTTCCAATCGGGATGGATATGCATGTGGTAATAATACTTACTGTACTTACTCCCAAAATGGCATGGGATATCGATGCTCATGCCTGCAAGGATTCACAGGAAATCCTTACCGACCACAAGGCTGTCAAG ACATTGACGAGTGCAAGGAGGCAGTTAAGTACCCGTGTGATGGTACCTGCAAGAACACGGTAGGAAATTACACATGCCAATGCCCACTTGGGATGCGCGGTGATGGTAAAATTGGCTGTCAAGGATTCCGCATCACAACCATTGCCACAA TTGTTGGAGCTGTCATGTTTGTCATGATCATTAGTCTTCTGATTGTGATCATATGGAGGAAATGGgtaaaagaaaagaactttTTAGTAAATGGAGGCTTGTTGTTAAAGCATCAACGAGTGAGAATGTTTACTGAAAAAGAGCTGACGAAAGCTACAAAAAATTACCATAGAAGCCAATTTCTAGGGGAAGGTGGTTTCGGATCTGTTTATAAGGGAACTCTAGCAGATGGCACACATGTGGCAGTAAAGAAACCGAAAGATTTAGACAAGACTCAGATAAATCATGAATTTCAAAAAGAAATTGGGATTGTTTCGCAGGTGAACCATGTGAATGTGGTAAAGATCTTAGGGCTGTGTTTGGAGACAAAACTTCCACTGTTGGTTTACGAATACATTTCAAATGGGAGTTTATTCCAGCATATTCATCAAAGGAGGTCTAACATACTAACCAACTGGAAAAGTAGACTGCGAATCGCTGCAGAGACTGCTCTGGCCCTTGATTATTTGCACTCCCTAGCCAACCCACCAATTATTCATGGTGACGTCAAGTCAGCAAACATCCTGATAGATGAAAATTACACAACAAAGGTTTCGGATTTTGGAGCTTCCGTGCTTATTTCTCCAGGTCAATCAGATATGGCTACGAAAATACAAGGAACATTTGGGTACTTAGATCCGGAATATCTCATGACTGGCGTTTTAACAGAGAAGAGCGATGTGTACAGTTTCGGTGTTGTTCTTGTTGAACTGCTGACCGGAAAGAAGCCAAATTGTAACTCAACATCAGGAACCAAGAGTAACATCATTCAATACTTTCTTTCGTCGCTAGAGCGTAATAATTTGCCTGAAATACTTTGTATGGTTGTAACTGAAGATGAAATGGAAGAGATCAAAGTATTTGCAGAACTTGCAAAGTGGTGCCTTAATAGTAGCGGGGTGAACAGGCCAAGCATGAAGGAAGTAGCTGAAGATTTAAGCAGGTTGAGAAAGTTGAATCAAAGCGTATGGGCTCAACAGAACAGCCTAGAGACAGAGCATTTGCTAGATGACAAGAGTCATTGTGACACCATTAGCATGTCAACATTCGATATGGATCTCTACCCTGTGGATACCCTTTAA